Proteins encoded in a region of the Thermocaproicibacter melissae genome:
- the rpoC gene encoding DNA-directed RNA polymerase subunit beta', which translates to MEFNTFESIKIGLASPEKIREWSHGEVKKPETINYRTLKPERDGLFCERIFGPTKDWECHCGKYKRIRYKGKICERCGVEVTRSKVRRERMGHIELAAPVSHIWYFKGIPSRMGLMLDISPRMLEKVLYFALYIVTNPGNVRELQKKQLLNEKEYRDMREKYEDDFQAEMGAEAIKKLLAEIDLDELSAELKAELANATGQKRVRILKRLEVVEAFRLSGNRPEWMILDCIPVIPPDLRPMVQLDGGRFATSDLNDLYRRVINRNNRLKRLLELGAPDIIVRNEKRMLQEAVDALIDNGRRGRPVTGPNNRPLKSLSDMLKGKQGRFRQNLLGKRVDYSGRSVIVVGPDLKMYQCGLPKEMALELFKPFVMKRLVETGASGNIKAARKAVERAKPEVWDALEIVIKNHPVLLNRAPTLHRLGIQAFEPVLVEGRALKLHPLACTAYNADFDGDQMAVHVPLSSEAQAEARFLMLAAGNLLKPSDGRPVTVPTQDMVLGSYYLTLDKDGELGEGKAFRNFEEAIMAYDNHIIGLHAKIKVRRTVEVNGKIESGVIETTVGKMIFNQPIPQDLGFVDRSKPENRFRLEIEFLVGKKQLGEIIDRCIKVHGVPKTSEVLDAIKAQGYKYSTKSGITVSVSDATIPPQKAEIIAEAEKKIDTITELYKNGLLSNSERYDAVLKTWTKATDDVSDALQKNLDRYNPIFMMADSGARGSMSQIRQLAGMRGLIANTSGKTIEIPIRANYREGLNILEYFISSRGARKGLADTALRTADSGYLTRRLVDVSQDVIIREDDCGTNEGLEVYDIKEGKEVIESLHERLIGRYLVEDFVDEKTGEVLVSKDKMMDDEDADIIESHGVKRIRIRSILNCRAKHGVCRKCYGSNLATRMPVKVGEAVGIIAAQSIGEPGTQLTMRTFHTGGVASAEDITQGLPRVDELFEGRKPKHLAIISEISGKVSFEEIKKSRHVVVTNDETGESKSYLIPFGSRVIVNDGDEIKAGTRLTEGSVNPHDILAISGPEAVQDYLIEEVQKVYRMQGVDINDKHIEVIIRQMMKKVRVDDPGDTTLLPSALVEKSELEAENEIIRERIAAGETELREATATPVLLGITKASLATDSFLSAASFQETTRVLTDAAIKGKVDPLLGLKENVIIGKLIPAGTGMKCYRDTKVEVVNDNLTDNAG; encoded by the coding sequence ATGGAATTTAATACTTTTGAATCCATTAAGATTGGACTTGCTTCACCGGAGAAAATCCGTGAGTGGTCGCATGGCGAGGTTAAGAAGCCGGAAACGATCAACTACCGAACCCTGAAACCGGAACGCGACGGACTTTTCTGTGAACGGATTTTTGGACCTACCAAGGACTGGGAGTGCCATTGCGGAAAATATAAGAGAATCCGCTATAAAGGAAAAATCTGTGAGCGCTGCGGCGTTGAAGTCACACGCTCCAAGGTGCGCCGCGAGCGTATGGGCCACATTGAGCTGGCTGCTCCGGTTTCCCACATTTGGTATTTCAAAGGCATCCCGTCCCGCATGGGCCTGATGCTTGACATTTCTCCCCGTATGCTGGAAAAAGTGCTTTATTTTGCACTTTACATCGTAACGAACCCGGGAAATGTCCGCGAACTTCAGAAGAAGCAGCTCCTCAACGAAAAAGAATACCGCGATATGCGTGAAAAATATGAGGACGATTTCCAGGCGGAAATGGGCGCGGAAGCGATTAAGAAGCTTCTCGCCGAAATCGACCTCGATGAGCTTTCAGCGGAACTGAAAGCGGAACTCGCAAATGCCACGGGACAAAAACGCGTGCGCATCCTGAAAAGACTGGAAGTCGTGGAGGCGTTCCGCCTCTCCGGCAACCGTCCGGAGTGGATGATTCTGGATTGCATTCCGGTCATTCCGCCGGATTTACGCCCGATGGTACAGCTTGACGGCGGACGTTTCGCGACATCCGACCTGAATGATCTGTACCGCCGCGTCATCAACCGCAATAACCGCTTGAAGAGACTTCTTGAACTCGGTGCGCCGGATATTATCGTGCGCAACGAAAAGCGTATGCTTCAGGAAGCGGTTGACGCCCTGATTGACAACGGCCGCCGCGGCCGTCCTGTCACCGGACCGAACAACCGTCCGCTCAAGTCCCTTTCCGATATGCTGAAAGGTAAGCAGGGACGTTTCCGTCAAAACCTGCTCGGTAAACGTGTTGACTATTCCGGCCGTTCCGTTATCGTCGTCGGACCTGACCTGAAAATGTATCAGTGCGGTCTGCCGAAGGAAATGGCTCTCGAACTGTTCAAACCGTTTGTCATGAAACGCCTTGTGGAAACCGGTGCATCCGGCAATATCAAGGCGGCCCGCAAAGCGGTGGAACGTGCAAAACCGGAAGTTTGGGACGCACTTGAAATTGTCATTAAGAATCACCCGGTTCTGCTGAACCGTGCACCTACGCTGCACCGCCTCGGTATTCAGGCATTTGAGCCGGTTTTGGTAGAAGGCCGTGCTTTGAAGCTCCATCCGCTCGCCTGCACAGCATACAACGCAGACTTCGACGGCGACCAGATGGCTGTTCACGTGCCGCTTTCTTCCGAGGCACAGGCAGAAGCCCGCTTCCTCATGCTTGCGGCAGGAAACCTGCTGAAGCCTTCGGACGGGCGTCCGGTTACGGTTCCAACACAGGACATGGTCCTCGGTTCCTACTACCTCACGCTGGATAAAGACGGCGAATTGGGCGAGGGCAAAGCGTTCCGTAACTTTGAAGAAGCCATCATGGCGTATGACAATCATATTATCGGCCTGCATGCAAAGATTAAAGTTCGCAGAACGGTTGAAGTAAACGGAAAGATTGAGTCCGGCGTCATTGAAACGACTGTCGGTAAGATGATTTTCAACCAGCCGATTCCGCAGGACCTCGGTTTTGTCGACCGCTCCAAGCCGGAAAACAGATTCCGTCTTGAGATTGAGTTCTTGGTCGGCAAGAAGCAGCTCGGCGAGATTATTGACCGCTGCATTAAGGTTCATGGTGTGCCTAAGACCTCCGAGGTTTTGGATGCCATTAAGGCTCAGGGTTATAAATACTCCACTAAGAGCGGCATCACCGTTTCCGTCAGCGATGCGACAATTCCGCCACAGAAAGCGGAAATCATCGCAGAAGCGGAAAAGAAGATTGATACGATTACCGAACTCTATAAGAACGGTCTTCTGTCGAACAGCGAGCGCTATGATGCGGTTCTGAAAACATGGACGAAGGCAACGGATGATGTTTCCGACGCGCTGCAGAAGAACCTTGACCGCTACAACCCGATCTTCATGATGGCGGATTCCGGTGCCCGTGGTTCTATGAGCCAGATTCGTCAGCTCGCCGGTATGCGCGGATTGATTGCAAATACGTCCGGTAAAACAATTGAAATTCCGATTCGTGCAAACTACCGTGAAGGCCTGAATATCCTCGAATACTTCATTTCATCGCGCGGTGCTCGTAAAGGCCTCGCCGATACGGCTTTGAGAACGGCTGACTCCGGTTACTTGACCCGCCGCCTTGTCGATGTTTCGCAGGATGTTATCATTCGCGAAGACGACTGCGGTACAAATGAAGGCCTTGAAGTCTACGACATCAAGGAAGGCAAGGAAGTTATCGAGTCCCTGCACGAACGCCTCATCGGCAGATATCTTGTAGAAGACTTTGTCGATGAAAAGACGGGCGAAGTGCTTGTTTCCAAAGATAAGATGATGGACGACGAAGATGCAGACATCATTGAAAGCCATGGCGTCAAGCGCATCAGAATTCGTTCCATCCTGAACTGCCGTGCAAAGCACGGTGTCTGCCGCAAATGTTACGGCTCCAACCTTGCAACACGCATGCCGGTCAAGGTCGGTGAGGCTGTCGGTATCATCGCCGCTCAGTCCATCGGTGAACCGGGTACGCAGCTTACCATGCGTACGTTTCATACCGGCGGTGTCGCTAGCGCAGAAGACATCACACAAGGTCTGCCGCGTGTTGATGAATTGTTTGAAGGCAGAAAACCGAAGCATCTTGCCATCATCAGCGAGATTTCCGGCAAGGTCTCCTTCGAGGAAATCAAGAAGAGCCGCCATGTGGTGGTTACCAATGACGAAACCGGCGAGAGCAAGTCATACCTGATTCCGTTCGGTTCACGCGTCATCGTGAACGATGGCGATGAAATCAAGGCAGGTACGCGCCTGACGGAAGGTTCCGTCAACCCGCACGATATTCTTGCAATCAGCGGACCCGAAGCTGTCCAGGATTACCTCATTGAGGAAGTTCAGAAGGTTTACCGCATGCAGGGCGTTGATATCAACGACAAGCACATTGAGGTCATTATCCGCCAGATGATGAAAAAGGTTCGCGTTGACGACCCGGGCGACACAACTCTGCTTCCGAGTGCCCTCGTGGAGAAGAGCGAACTTGAGGCCGAAAACGAGATTATCCGTGAGCGCATCGCTGCCGGTGAAACCGAACTCAGAGAAGCAACGGCTACGCCGGTGCTCCTCGGTATCACCAAGGCGTCTCTTGCTACGGATTCGTTCCTGTCTGCTGCTTCCTTCCAGGAGACAACGCGCGTCCTGACCGATGCGGCGATCAAAGGCAAAGTTGACCCGCTGCTCGGCCTGAAGGAAAACGTCATCATTGGTAAGCTGATTCCTGCAGGAACTGGTATGAAATGCTATCGCGACACGAAAGTTGAGGTTGTAAACGACAACTTGACAGATAACGCGGGATAG